From the genome of Hymenobacter cellulosilyticus, one region includes:
- a CDS encoding alpha-glucuronidase, giving the protein MLATAKQELQQSWQGSAGATVTLTLRKDKTIKHDGFRLSAQGVQAATERGILYGVFELLRRQQTGQSVTDGVSNPSYELRLLNHWDNPDGSVERGYAGKSIFWRKDSALVVTKRDKTLWQEYARANASVGINGSVLNNVNASPMILSAEYLGRVKAIANVLRPYGVKTYLSVKFSSPVLLGGLKTADPLDPAVVNWWRSKVKEIYQQVPDFGGFLVKASSEGQPGPQDYGRTHADGANMLADVLKPYGGLVMWRAFVYSPNDKDRAKQAYNEFVTLDGKFRDNVIIQVKNGPVDFQPREPFSPLFGALKKTAVMPEFQITQEYLGHAIDLAYLAPMWEECLQSDTYQAGPGSTVARCTNGSVYRQAHSAMAGVSNVGLDTNWTGHDFAQANWYAFGRLAWNSSAKSAQLAEEWLKLTFQNAASGPTQPATSAADWNTKFLTPITQLMLASREAIVDYSMPLGLHHIMSATHHHYGPGPWWAPPGMRADWTPPYYHQASANGVGFDRTKTGSDAVSQYHEPLATQFNNPATCPDEYLLWFHHLPWDFKMKSGRTLWDELALHYEHGVQQVRQFQRTWDQAQPYVDAERFGVVQNKLRTQSGNAVVWKDACLLYFQQFSRLPIPAAVEPPMHTLETLIANDTPPRPPRQP; this is encoded by the coding sequence TTGCTCGCTACAGCGAAGCAGGAATTGCAGCAGAGCTGGCAGGGTAGCGCCGGCGCCACCGTCACGCTTACCCTCCGCAAGGATAAGACTATAAAACACGACGGGTTTCGGTTGAGTGCGCAAGGGGTGCAGGCCGCCACCGAACGTGGCATCCTGTACGGGGTGTTTGAGCTATTGCGGCGCCAGCAAACCGGCCAGTCGGTGACAGATGGTGTTTCCAATCCATCCTATGAACTTCGCCTGCTCAACCATTGGGACAACCCTGATGGGTCGGTGGAGCGGGGATATGCCGGCAAGTCCATCTTCTGGCGCAAGGACAGTGCCCTGGTCGTGACCAAGCGCGACAAAACCCTGTGGCAGGAATACGCCCGGGCCAACGCCTCAGTGGGCATCAACGGCAGCGTCCTCAATAACGTGAATGCCTCGCCCATGATACTCTCCGCCGAATACTTGGGCCGGGTGAAAGCCATTGCTAATGTGCTGCGGCCCTACGGTGTGAAGACTTATCTGTCCGTGAAGTTCTCCTCGCCAGTGCTGCTTGGCGGCCTCAAAACCGCCGACCCGCTGGACCCAGCCGTTGTCAACTGGTGGCGTAGCAAGGTGAAGGAGATTTACCAGCAGGTGCCCGATTTTGGTGGCTTCCTGGTGAAAGCCAGCAGCGAAGGGCAGCCTGGTCCGCAGGACTACGGCCGCACCCACGCCGACGGCGCCAACATGCTGGCCGATGTGCTGAAGCCCTACGGTGGCCTGGTGATGTGGCGAGCCTTCGTGTACAGCCCCAACGATAAGGACCGCGCCAAGCAAGCCTACAACGAGTTTGTGACGCTCGACGGCAAATTCCGGGACAACGTCATCATTCAAGTGAAGAACGGGCCGGTAGATTTTCAGCCCCGGGAGCCATTCAGCCCGTTGTTTGGGGCGCTGAAAAAGACGGCCGTCATGCCCGAGTTTCAAATCACGCAGGAGTACCTCGGGCACGCCATCGACTTGGCTTATTTGGCGCCGATGTGGGAAGAGTGTTTGCAAAGTGACACCTACCAGGCCGGCCCCGGCAGCACCGTGGCCCGCTGCACCAACGGCAGTGTGTACCGACAAGCCCACTCGGCCATGGCCGGCGTGTCCAACGTGGGCCTGGACACCAACTGGACGGGCCACGACTTCGCGCAGGCCAACTGGTACGCTTTCGGGCGACTAGCCTGGAACAGCAGCGCCAAAAGCGCCCAACTCGCCGAAGAGTGGCTCAAGCTGACTTTCCAAAACGCAGCTAGCGGCCCAACGCAGCCCGCTACCTCGGCCGCCGACTGGAACACCAAGTTCCTGACGCCCATAACCCAATTAATGCTGGCGAGCCGCGAGGCAATCGTCGATTACTCCATGCCGTTAGGCTTGCACCATATTATGTCGGCCACTCACCATCACTACGGACCGGGCCCGTGGTGGGCGCCGCCCGGTATGCGCGCCGACTGGACCCCGCCCTATTATCACCAGGCGTCGGCCAACGGTGTGGGTTTCGACCGCACCAAGACGGGCAGCGACGCGGTGAGCCAGTACCACGAGCCGCTGGCCACGCAGTTCAACAACCCCGCCACCTGCCCCGACGAGTACCTGCTGTGGTTCCACCACCTGCCTTGGGATTTCAAGATGAAGAGCGGCCGCACGCTGTGGGACGAGTTGGCCCTGCACTACGAGCACGGCGTGCAGCAAGTGCGCCAGTTTCAGCGCACTTGGGACCAGGCCCAACCTTACGTGGACGCCGAGCGGTTCGGGGTGGTGCAAAACAAGCTGCGCACCCAAAGCGGCAACGCCGTGGTGTGGAAAGACGCCTGTTTGCTGTACTTCCAGCAGTTCAGCCGCTTGCCCATTCCGGCCGCCGTGGAGCCGCCCATGCACACGCTGGAAACACTCATTGCCAACGACACGCCGCCGCGGCCACCTCGCCAGCCTTAG
- a CDS encoding glycosyl hydrolase family 8 codes for MNNLFARLLGTKCTLLAVVGLLTVGASPSFGQRLSPRKKPTSTAAFYTNKYPNLLREAGYSQADIDKKVAQAYHDVFEGPNKVYFAVGDSMAYVSDVKNEDARTEGLSYGMMVAVQLNKKEVFDRLWRWSKKYLQHQSGPLEGYFAWSINTATMKRNSEGPASDGELYFVTSLLFASNRWAMRRASTTTRKPAASWMPPGKKTVPATCTTSSIPSTSR; via the coding sequence ATGAACAACCTTTTTGCCCGCTTGCTTGGCACAAAATGCACCCTTTTGGCGGTGGTGGGTCTGCTCACGGTGGGTGCCAGCCCTAGCTTCGGCCAGCGCCTTAGCCCCCGGAAGAAACCAACGAGCACCGCGGCTTTTTACACCAATAAGTACCCTAACCTGCTGCGGGAAGCGGGCTACAGCCAGGCTGACATCGATAAGAAAGTGGCACAGGCATACCACGACGTGTTTGAGGGGCCCAACAAAGTGTACTTCGCAGTGGGCGACTCCATGGCCTACGTGTCGGATGTGAAAAACGAGGATGCCCGCACCGAGGGCCTTTCCTACGGCATGATGGTAGCGGTGCAGCTCAACAAAAAGGAAGTGTTTGACCGCCTCTGGCGCTGGTCGAAAAAGTATTTGCAGCACCAAAGCGGTCCGCTGGAAGGCTACTTTGCCTGGAGCATCAACACGGCCACCATGAAGCGCAACTCGGAAGGGCCGGCCTCGGATGGCGAGCTGTACTTCGTGACCAGCCTCTTGTTTGCCTCGAATCGGTGGGCAATGCGACGGGCATCAACTACTACAAGGAAGCCCGCCGCATCTTGGATGCCTCCTGGAAAAAAGACGGTACCGGCGACGTGCACAACCTCTTCAATACCAAGCACAAGCAGATAA
- a CDS encoding glycosyl hydrolase family 8, which translates to MYNWTDPSYHVPAFLEVWAEYAKDGHEQFYRDCADTSRVFLHRACASPTGLNYDYTEFSGQPHPTRWAPAAFRYDSWRVPMNIAMDYVWFGKDRAWQQQYAQRFQGFLRSKGLNTFEDQFNVDGSRPDFILPAGKVKKLRHSLGLVATSASASLMRPAPPQLDFVHALWNAKLAPYEDGYFDPYYDGLLYLFSLMHLSGNYQVIKPQTR; encoded by the coding sequence ATGTACAACTGGACCGACCCCTCGTACCACGTGCCGGCTTTTCTGGAAGTGTGGGCCGAATACGCCAAGGATGGGCACGAGCAGTTTTACCGGGACTGCGCCGATACGTCGCGGGTGTTTCTGCACCGCGCCTGCGCTTCCCCCACCGGCCTCAACTACGACTACACCGAGTTTAGCGGCCAGCCCCACCCGACCCGGTGGGCGCCCGCCGCGTTCCGCTACGACTCCTGGCGCGTGCCCATGAACATTGCCATGGACTACGTGTGGTTTGGCAAGGACCGGGCCTGGCAGCAGCAGTACGCGCAACGCTTCCAGGGCTTCCTGCGCAGCAAAGGTCTCAACACCTTCGAAGACCAATTCAACGTGGACGGCTCACGGCCTGATTTTATTTTGCCGGCCGGCAAGGTGAAAAAGCTGCGCCACTCGCTCGGCCTGGTGGCTACCTCGGCCTCGGCCTCGCTCATGCGCCCAGCCCCGCCGCAACTGGATTTCGTGCACGCCCTTTGGAACGCCAAGCTGGCGCCCTACGAAGACGGCTATTTCGACCCCTACTACGACGGCCTGCTGTACTTGTTTAGCCTCATGCACCTGAGCGGCAACTACCAGGTCATCAAGCCCCAAACGCGCTAA
- a CDS encoding glycoside hydrolase family 43 protein, with translation MKNYLLLLTSLCLGGPVAWAQSPTARNPVVHADVPDLSMIRVGNTYYMSSTTMHMSPGVPIMKSTDLVNWKLVSYAYDTLASVDAMTLANGKNTYGRGSWASSLRYHQGTYYVSTFAQTTGKTHVYSTKNIEKGPWKAVSFQPSMHDHSLFFDDDGRVYMVYGAGKLQLAELTADAAGLKPGTTPQTIIENASAPAGPNINLPAEGSQLFKVNGKYYLFNIVWPKDGMRTVVVHRADKITGPYEGRLALQDLGVAQGGLIDTPEGKWYAYLFRDFGAVGRIPYLVPVQWENGWPVLGNPAGKVPETLNLPANKSLLPGLVASDEFTRRAGEPALPLVWQWNHNPDNKRWSVTERPGYLRLTTGRVDTSFLLARNTLTQRTIGPTCAGTTALDVSHLRPGDFAGLGVLQKRYGLVGVQASQGGKAIVMVSAESEKPVELQRLPLTQNKVYFKIECDFQDRRDVATFFYSLDGKSWQPVGKPLKMAYTLPHFMGYRFSLFNYSTQTAGGYADFDYFRLEDHLSK, from the coding sequence ATGAAGAACTACTTGTTGCTGCTGACTAGTCTGTGCCTTGGGGGGCCGGTGGCGTGGGCGCAGAGCCCAACGGCCCGCAACCCCGTGGTGCATGCCGACGTGCCCGACCTGTCTATGATTCGGGTGGGCAACACCTACTACATGAGCAGCACCACCATGCACATGAGTCCGGGGGTGCCCATCATGAAATCGACGGACCTGGTGAACTGGAAGCTGGTGAGCTACGCCTACGACACCCTGGCCAGTGTGGACGCCATGACCCTCGCCAACGGCAAAAACACCTACGGGCGCGGCTCCTGGGCCAGCAGTTTGCGCTACCACCAGGGCACGTACTATGTCAGCACCTTTGCCCAGACTACCGGCAAAACTCACGTCTATTCCACCAAGAACATCGAGAAAGGCCCTTGGAAAGCAGTTTCCTTTCAGCCGAGCATGCACGACCATTCGCTGTTTTTCGACGACGATGGCCGGGTGTATATGGTGTACGGCGCGGGCAAGCTGCAACTGGCCGAACTTACCGCCGACGCGGCGGGCCTGAAGCCGGGCACCACGCCACAAACCATCATCGAAAATGCCAGCGCCCCGGCCGGCCCCAACATCAACCTACCGGCCGAAGGCTCACAGCTGTTCAAAGTCAACGGCAAGTACTACCTCTTCAACATCGTGTGGCCCAAGGACGGCATGCGCACGGTGGTCGTGCACCGGGCCGATAAAATAACCGGCCCCTACGAAGGCCGGTTGGCTCTACAAGACCTCGGCGTGGCCCAAGGCGGCCTCATCGACACGCCCGAGGGCAAGTGGTACGCCTACTTGTTCCGTGATTTTGGCGCCGTGGGCCGCATCCCGTACCTGGTGCCGGTGCAATGGGAAAACGGCTGGCCGGTGCTCGGCAATCCGGCGGGCAAAGTGCCCGAAACCCTCAACCTGCCCGCCAATAAAAGCCTGCTGCCGGGCCTGGTGGCGTCCGATGAGTTTACGCGCCGCGCCGGCGAACCAGCCCTGCCGCTGGTGTGGCAGTGGAACCACAACCCCGACAACAAGCGCTGGTCGGTAACTGAGCGCCCGGGCTACCTGCGCCTTACCACCGGGCGGGTCGATACTTCGTTTCTTCTGGCCCGCAATACCCTCACGCAGCGCACCATCGGGCCCACCTGCGCCGGCACGACGGCCCTGGATGTGTCGCATCTACGTCCCGGCGACTTTGCTGGCTTGGGGGTGCTGCAGAAGCGCTACGGGCTAGTGGGCGTGCAGGCCAGTCAGGGAGGCAAAGCCATTGTGATGGTCAGTGCCGAATCGGAAAAGCCAGTGGAGCTGCAGCGCCTGCCCCTGACGCAAAACAAGGTGTACTTCAAAATCGAGTGCGACTTCCAGGACCGCCGGGACGTGGCCACCTTTTTCTACAGCCTCGATGGCAAAAGTTGGCAGCCCGTGGGCAAGCCCCTCAAAA